In Phenylobacterium koreense, one DNA window encodes the following:
- the gcrA gene encoding cell cycle sigma 70 cofactor GcrA has translation MGWTDERVESLKKLWQDGLSASQIAKQLGGVTRNAVIGKVHRLGLSGRAAPSKPARPVFKAPRPARPVAAPAAPRRIQEPVVATAAAATAPLPAPVRHVDEAPGTATVLTLGAHMCKWPIGDPSSDDFTFCGRRQDEGPYCMEHARVAYQPVQTKKRTGANELARSLRRYI, from the coding sequence ATGGGTTGGACTGACGAACGCGTCGAGAGTCTGAAGAAACTCTGGCAAGACGGCCTCTCGGCCAGCCAGATCGCGAAACAATTGGGCGGGGTGACCCGCAATGCGGTGATCGGCAAGGTGCACAGGCTTGGCCTGTCGGGCCGCGCCGCACCGTCGAAACCTGCACGACCGGTCTTCAAGGCTCCGCGTCCGGCCCGTCCGGTCGCGGCCCCGGCTGCGCCGCGCCGTATCCAGGAACCGGTCGTCGCGACCGCTGCGGCCGCCACGGCGCCCCTGCCCGCGCCCGTCCGCCATGTGGACGAAGCGCCCGGCACGGCCACGGTGCTGACCCTGGGCGCGCACATGTGCAAGTGGCCGATCGGCGATCCGTCGAGCGACGACTTCACCTTCTGCGGCCGCCGCCAGGACGAGGGCCCCTATTGCATGGAGCACGCCCGCGTCGCCTATCAGCCGGTCCAGACCAAGAAGCGCAC